A window of the Synechococcus sp. LTW-R genome harbors these coding sequences:
- a CDS encoding DOMON-like domain-containing protein yields MLRLHPFQQDARLQGIVLEGHLRWVGDQLLLQFRLQGPQEELVCPSQTATPQRLDGLWQSTCLEAFFAVPGEPHYWEFNLSPSGDWNLYRLEEYRRGLRQEQGMGISAMSLEREVLGSAVQLKAEVALDLGETLRAEKTLEGSLTAVIEQKGVGCSFWALQHCGEEADFHRRESFTLGLQKEAPSA; encoded by the coding sequence GTGCTGCGACTGCACCCCTTCCAACAGGATGCACGCCTCCAAGGGATTGTCCTGGAGGGCCATCTCCGCTGGGTCGGCGATCAGCTCCTGCTCCAATTCAGGCTCCAGGGCCCCCAAGAGGAGCTGGTCTGTCCGAGCCAAACGGCCACGCCCCAACGGCTCGATGGCCTCTGGCAATCCACCTGTTTGGAGGCCTTTTTTGCCGTCCCGGGTGAACCCCACTATTGGGAGTTCAACCTCAGTCCAAGTGGCGATTGGAATCTCTATCGCTTGGAGGAATACCGCCGGGGACTGCGGCAGGAGCAAGGGATGGGGATCAGCGCAATGAGCCTTGAGAGGGAGGTTTTGGGGAGCGCAGTCCAGCTGAAGGCAGAGGTCGCTCTGGATCTTGGGGAGACCTTGCGTGCCGAGAAGACGCTCGAAGGATCACTGACCGCGGTGATCGAACAGAAGGGCGTCGGTTGCAGTTTTTGGGCCCTCCAACACTGCGGCGAAGAAGCCGATTTTCACCGCCGTGAAAGCTTCACCCTTGGCCTTCAAAAAGAAGCACCATCGGCGTAA
- a CDS encoding DUF3136 domain-containing protein, translating to MTASSEGLTIGELESKYFLYRKALKQLLLEGRSKAGIEKTLVWSRLETLHNCLPRQYKAPDQIRYQLQREIQRERTAS from the coding sequence ATGACAGCAAGTTCAGAAGGTCTCACCATCGGCGAACTGGAGTCCAAGTACTTCCTCTACCGCAAGGCACTCAAACAGCTGCTGCTGGAAGGCCGCTCAAAGGCTGGGATTGAAAAGACCCTTGTTTGGAGCCGGCTGGAAACCCTGCACAACTGTCTGCCCCGGCAGTACAAGGCACCGGATCAGATTCGCTATCAGCTGCAGCGCGAAATCCAGCGCGAGCGCACCGCGAGCTGA
- a CDS encoding ABC-2 family transporter protein — MLEYRAEIALWALSGVLPLIMLGVWQNSGAASQAGWNPGQLRHYFVAAFLVRQFSVVWLIHVFEEDVVSGKLSPFLLQPLQPLWRYFAAHLAEQATRIPFVALMLLALAWVNPALLWVPTPENLALGIAAIWGAFLLRFLLQTLSSMLCFWSERAAALDRLLVIPYLFLSGLVAPLDTFPPAIKTVALATPFPAMVDFPARLLAGLPVDIGAGFLSLMLWCGLLSPLCWLSWRRGLRRYGAMGA; from the coding sequence ATTGCCCTGTGGGCCCTCTCCGGTGTCTTGCCCCTGATCATGCTCGGGGTCTGGCAAAACAGTGGGGCCGCCAGCCAGGCCGGATGGAACCCTGGGCAGCTGCGTCACTACTTTGTGGCGGCCTTTCTGGTGCGGCAATTCAGCGTGGTCTGGCTGATCCATGTCTTCGAGGAGGACGTGGTCAGCGGCAAGTTGTCGCCGTTCCTGCTGCAACCGCTCCAACCCCTGTGGCGTTACTTCGCAGCGCACCTCGCTGAACAGGCCACGCGCATTCCTTTCGTTGCCCTGATGCTCTTGGCCTTGGCCTGGGTGAACCCGGCCCTGCTTTGGGTGCCCACTCCCGAAAACCTGGCGCTGGGGATCGCCGCCATTTGGGGCGCGTTCCTGCTCCGCTTTCTGCTGCAGACCCTCAGCAGCATGCTGTGTTTTTGGAGCGAGCGCGCCGCGGCGCTGGATCGACTCCTGGTGATCCCCTATCTGTTTCTCTCGGGTTTGGTGGCGCCGCTCGACACCTTCCCGCCGGCCATCAAAACCGTCGCCCTGGCCACACCCTTTCCGGCCATGGTGGATTTCCCCGCCCGGCTCTTGGCGGGATTGCCCGTGGATATCGGCGCTGGCTTTCTCAGCTTGATGCTCTGGTGTGGGCTGCTGAGCCCCCTCTGCTGGCTGAGCTGGCGACGCGGACTCCGCCGCTACGGCGCGATGGGGGCATGA
- a CDS encoding nuclear transport factor 2 family protein produces the protein MTASASGFQLPLTEQSLRDLFTKPYGAPAPSHEQWKAVYAADVHFEDPTQSRDGLQAYLEAQDGLVKRCDDVYLAPHAVVINGQTAFVEWTMGLKIKGIEFVYPGATRLLLNGDGLIVDHRDYFDFVGPTFAPVPLIGGFVRWLYKLFVD, from the coding sequence GTGACTGCCTCCGCCTCCGGATTCCAGCTGCCCTTAACGGAGCAGTCCCTGCGAGACCTCTTCACGAAGCCCTACGGCGCACCGGCCCCCAGCCATGAGCAGTGGAAGGCGGTCTACGCAGCGGATGTTCATTTTGAGGATCCGACCCAATCGCGCGATGGGCTCCAGGCCTACCTCGAGGCCCAAGACGGGCTGGTGAAGCGATGCGATGACGTCTACCTGGCGCCCCATGCCGTCGTCATCAACGGCCAAACCGCCTTCGTGGAATGGACGATGGGCCTCAAGATCAAGGGCATCGAGTTCGTCTACCCCGGAGCGACGCGTCTGCTCCTCAATGGCGACGGCTTGATCGTTGATCACCGTGATTATTTCGATTTCGTCGGTCCGACCTTTGCTCCAGTTCCTTTGATCGGCGGCTTCGTGCGCTGGCTCTACAAGCTCTTTGTGGACTAG
- a CDS encoding phosphotransferase enzyme family protein: protein MDHAPLAAAEAFHPPGAVLRVSPLGSGNVNDTFLVETQAGSVVLQRLNTAVFPCPEQVMRNLQTVEAHIQRKEPSPGDSRWEHPRLVTPADGRDEPWYCCAEGGVWRCMSFIENTRSVDRIEDAAQAYQLGLGLGRFHHLISDLPPGELHDTLEGFHITPHYLDQYRQALVRTEVQPTAETSDCIAFIRDRESFCSVLEQAKARGELQERPIHGDPKINNVMLDRVTGEAVALIDLDTVKPGLVHYDIGDCLRSCCNRAGEEATDLRGVQFDLELAEAILRGYLEAAGSMLTAMDLRFIPESARLISFELGLRFFTDHLNGDRYFKVSEDGQNLRRAQVQFALTQSIEEQLEPLQALVHRLTSSVEAA, encoded by the coding sequence ATGGATCACGCCCCCTTGGCAGCGGCGGAAGCCTTTCATCCCCCAGGTGCGGTGCTGCGGGTCAGCCCCCTGGGGAGCGGGAATGTCAATGACACCTTCCTGGTGGAGACCCAAGCGGGGAGCGTTGTCCTGCAGCGGCTCAACACAGCCGTGTTCCCCTGCCCTGAGCAGGTGATGCGGAACCTCCAGACCGTGGAGGCCCACATTCAGCGCAAAGAACCCAGCCCCGGAGACAGCCGCTGGGAGCACCCACGCCTAGTCACCCCAGCGGACGGCCGGGACGAGCCTTGGTACTGCTGCGCAGAGGGTGGGGTCTGGCGCTGCATGAGCTTCATCGAGAACACCCGAAGCGTGGATCGGATCGAAGACGCAGCGCAGGCCTACCAACTCGGTCTGGGGCTCGGTCGGTTTCACCACCTCATCAGCGATCTTCCGCCAGGGGAGCTCCACGACACCCTCGAGGGGTTCCACATCACCCCGCACTATTTGGATCAATACCGCCAGGCCCTGGTGCGCACGGAAGTCCAGCCAACAGCGGAGACGAGTGACTGCATCGCCTTCATTCGAGACCGGGAGTCCTTCTGCTCCGTGCTCGAGCAGGCCAAGGCCCGCGGCGAGCTGCAGGAACGCCCCATCCATGGCGACCCGAAAATCAACAACGTGATGCTCGACAGGGTCACTGGCGAAGCCGTCGCCCTAATTGACCTGGACACGGTGAAACCCGGGCTGGTGCACTACGACATCGGCGACTGCCTGCGCTCCTGCTGCAACCGGGCGGGTGAGGAGGCCACTGATTTGCGGGGCGTGCAGTTTGATCTAGAGCTGGCCGAGGCGATCTTGAGGGGGTATCTGGAAGCGGCTGGATCAATGCTGACCGCAATGGATTTGCGCTTCATCCCCGAGTCGGCACGCTTGATCAGTTTCGAGCTCGGTCTGCGCTTCTTCACCGATCACCTCAACGGTGATCGCTATTTCAAGGTCAGCGAAGACGGCCAGAACCTCAGGCGCGCCCAAGTGCAATTTGCCCTGACCCAGAGCATCGAAGAGCAGTTGGAGCCGCTCCAAGCGCTGGTGCATCGCCTCACCTCCAGCGTGGAAGCCGCCTAA
- a CDS encoding DUF2499 domain-containing protein, translated as MHALSLPTWWIHLASVLEWGLAMLAIQRWGLRRGEPEWSWLALAMVPALISAMAACTWHLFDNAEELYGLVVLQAGCTVLGNGTMAWAAWNLQRKRSELG; from the coding sequence ATGCACGCGCTCTCCCTACCCACCTGGTGGATCCACTTGGCTTCCGTCCTGGAGTGGGGGCTCGCCATGCTGGCGATCCAACGCTGGGGGCTTCGGCGCGGCGAACCGGAATGGAGCTGGCTCGCCCTCGCCATGGTGCCAGCGCTCATCAGCGCCATGGCGGCCTGCACTTGGCATCTCTTTGATAACGCCGAGGAGCTCTACGGACTCGTGGTCCTGCAGGCGGGATGCACCGTCTTGGGCAACGGGACGATGGCTTGGGCGGCCTGGAATCTGCAGCGCAAACGGAGTGAGCTCGGATGA
- a CDS encoding DUF3593 domain-containing protein — MSGLVPAISEWLRALGNVDPAPLFAASLFPYLAFLWWAWRSKRFPRLALWGFGFTLVFVLITIAAAIAAEGIYGRQLADVDPLHGGAELFLTISNVMILLGFMQKGVNKS; from the coding sequence ATGAGCGGGCTGGTTCCGGCCATCAGTGAGTGGCTGCGCGCTCTCGGCAACGTGGATCCCGCGCCACTGTTTGCGGCATCCCTCTTCCCCTACCTGGCCTTTCTCTGGTGGGCCTGGAGGTCCAAGCGCTTTCCCCGCTTGGCCCTTTGGGGCTTTGGCTTCACCTTGGTCTTCGTCCTGATCACGATTGCGGCCGCCATCGCTGCTGAGGGCATTTATGGCCGCCAGCTCGCGGATGTGGACCCGCTCCATGGCGGAGCGGAGCTGTTTTTGACCATCAGCAACGTGATGATCCTGCTCGGTTTTATGCAGAAGGGGGTGAACAAGTCTTAA
- a CDS encoding ABC transporter permease, whose protein sequence is MRRSRTLSTVLQFWRSSLEAESEYQLNLVLECLAVSGNLAGSLFVLSLLYTGQSTLGGWGWNEALIVLGLYTLLDGFTSCLLQPNLSKIVNHVQQGTLDFVLLKPVDSQLWLSLRCFSPWGIPALLAGVVLVGLGLQRSGTGLQGEALVLGSVLLLSGAAILYSLWFSLAALSIWFVKVWNATEVLRYTLVAGRYPVSAYPPALRLVFVFVLPVAFMTTVPSQALLGQGSWPWAAGSLLMAVGSLLASRWFWRFALRHYTSASS, encoded by the coding sequence ATGAGACGCTCCCGCACCCTCAGCACCGTGCTGCAGTTCTGGCGCAGTTCGCTGGAGGCGGAGAGCGAATATCAGCTCAACCTGGTGCTGGAGTGTCTGGCCGTCAGCGGGAATCTGGCGGGAAGCCTCTTTGTGCTCTCGTTGCTCTACACCGGGCAATCCACCCTGGGGGGATGGGGCTGGAATGAGGCCCTGATCGTCCTCGGGCTGTACACCCTCCTGGATGGGTTCACGAGCTGCCTGCTGCAACCCAACCTCAGCAAGATCGTCAACCATGTGCAGCAAGGCACCCTCGATTTCGTGCTGCTGAAGCCGGTGGACAGCCAGCTCTGGCTCTCCCTCCGTTGTTTTTCGCCCTGGGGCATCCCCGCCCTGCTGGCCGGCGTCGTTTTGGTGGGGCTGGGTCTCCAACGGAGTGGGACGGGCCTCCAAGGGGAGGCGCTGGTCTTGGGCTCCGTCCTGTTGTTGAGTGGCGCCGCGATCCTCTACAGCCTCTGGTTCTCGCTGGCGGCCCTCTCGATTTGGTTCGTGAAGGTCTGGAATGCAACCGAGGTGCTCCGCTACACCCTCGTCGCAGGGCGCTACCCGGTGAGCGCCTATCCGCCAGCGCTGCGGTTGGTGTTCGTCTTTGTTCTGCCGGTGGCCTTCATGACCACCGTTCCCTCCCAGGCCCTACTGGGCCAAGGATCCTGGCCCTGGGCCGCGGGCTCCTTGCTGATGGCGGTCGGGAGTCTGCTGGCGAGCCGCTGGTTCTGGCGCTTTGCCCTGCGGCACTACACATCGGCGAGTAGCTAG
- the psaK gene encoding photosystem I reaction center subunit PsaK, with product MLAPLLAIAPASVAWSPKVGLVMIIANVIAIGIGKATIKYPNEGAQLPNAAMFGGMSHAALLATTSFGHILGMGAILGLAARGVV from the coding sequence ATGCTCGCTCCTCTGCTGGCTATCGCCCCCGCCTCCGTGGCCTGGTCTCCCAAGGTGGGCCTGGTGATGATCATCGCCAACGTGATCGCCATCGGCATCGGCAAGGCCACCATTAAGTACCCCAACGAGGGGGCCCAACTGCCCAACGCAGCGATGTTCGGTGGCATGAGCCACGCCGCGCTGCTGGCCACCACTTCCTTCGGTCACATCCTCGGCATGGGCGCCATCCTCGGCCTGGCCGCTCGCGGCGTGGTCTGA
- a CDS encoding NAD(P)/FAD-dependent oxidoreductase: protein MSESIPAQTVWDVLIAGAGPSGSRLAQQLAEAGASVLVVEALADFSVNAFSSAALPLSAVQHWRLPERVIAARWDQWQLLGPGERQRHWAAASPLGVVLDFAALRRWLAEEACSSGAALRLGWRVCSSQTLPTGLAQTELRGSGGQTASVTSRFVVDATGEKRVLLGDPDPAQGALISGAGVEWLIRVSPGQWQDWAGRLSFMLGSRWVPQGYGWVFPMQSGLLKLGVCRLQDGTRLQPPLHQLQQALLERLQLKPKAVLDRHGGLIRSTIRRRESHQRGALLGLGDAVSTGNLLGGEGIRHALASADVLAPLLMDALAGRPRALASYPKRLRRRLGWRWSLSGRLAKRTWLGLSDERADGRIDRLLAGLEATASAEALSQLLFEYRFERYGLRALPYLIGLR, encoded by the coding sequence GTGTCTGAGTCGATCCCCGCTCAAACAGTCTGGGATGTGCTGATCGCGGGGGCTGGTCCCTCGGGGTCTCGCTTGGCGCAGCAGCTTGCTGAAGCAGGGGCTTCCGTTCTTGTTGTTGAAGCCCTCGCAGATTTCTCAGTCAACGCGTTCAGCAGTGCGGCCCTTCCCCTGAGTGCCGTCCAGCACTGGCGGTTGCCCGAGCGGGTGATTGCGGCCCGTTGGGACCAGTGGCAGCTCTTGGGACCAGGAGAGCGCCAACGGCACTGGGCCGCCGCGTCCCCCCTCGGGGTGGTCTTGGACTTTGCGGCGTTGCGTCGCTGGTTGGCCGAGGAAGCCTGCTCCTCTGGTGCAGCCTTGCGGTTGGGCTGGCGGGTTTGCTCCTCCCAGACGCTGCCCACAGGGTTGGCTCAAACCGAACTGCGCGGGAGCGGCGGACAAACGGCCAGCGTGACCAGCCGGTTTGTGGTGGATGCCACCGGCGAAAAGCGCGTCTTGTTGGGCGATCCGGACCCGGCCCAGGGTGCCTTGATCAGCGGTGCCGGTGTGGAGTGGTTGATCAGGGTCTCCCCCGGTCAGTGGCAGGACTGGGCGGGCCGACTGAGTTTCATGTTGGGCAGTCGCTGGGTTCCCCAGGGCTATGGCTGGGTCTTCCCTATGCAATCCGGTCTTTTAAAGCTGGGCGTTTGCCGGTTGCAGGACGGCACGCGCCTTCAGCCGCCCCTGCATCAGCTGCAGCAAGCCCTGCTTGAGCGCCTCCAACTCAAGCCCAAGGCGGTTCTTGACCGCCATGGCGGTCTGATTCGCAGCACGATCCGGCGGCGTGAATCCCATCAACGGGGCGCGCTGTTGGGCCTGGGGGACGCGGTCAGCACGGGAAACCTGCTGGGTGGCGAGGGGATTCGTCATGCCCTGGCCAGTGCGGATGTGTTGGCGCCTCTGCTGATGGACGCCTTGGCGGGCCGGCCCAGGGCGCTGGCGTCCTACCCGAAGCGTTTGCGTCGTCGCCTGGGGTGGCGTTGGTCCTTAAGCGGTCGCCTCGCCAAGCGCACCTGGTTGGGACTCTCGGATGAGCGGGCCGATGGCCGAATCGACCGGTTGCTGGCTGGCCTCGAGGCCACCGCCAGCGCCGAAGCCTTGTCGCAGCTGTTGTTTGAGTACCGCTTTGAGCGCTACGGCCTGCGGGCCCTTCCTTATTTGATCGGACTGCGCTGA
- a CDS encoding transglycosylase SLT domain-containing protein, whose protein sequence is MTRPAGLVLAVALAGFSVAAGGVACSPLSAPIAQPAPRSYPRVPGDASAIARRLVELETLLRDPVTPAADLPDLGHQQQVIYRVLSADRQRSAAVIQQLPSRWRSVAERHLAARRAFLAMSKRRPTRVPAWRIIPPEPLPQLLSHYRKAEAATGIDWEVLAAVNLVETGMGRIDGVSVANAQGPMQFLPTTWAEAGIGKGDIRNPHDAIQAAARYLVRRGGLKSIRRGLWGYNNSDLYGEAVLLYVSLLKDDPQAIVGLYHWEIHYNAQQGDLWLPVGYEQLQPLPVERYLQLNPRSAPPRTPG, encoded by the coding sequence GTGACCCGACCCGCCGGCCTGGTTCTTGCCGTTGCGTTGGCTGGATTCAGCGTCGCTGCTGGTGGTGTGGCCTGCTCCCCCCTGAGCGCACCGATCGCGCAGCCCGCGCCGCGGAGTTACCCGCGGGTCCCTGGGGATGCGAGCGCCATCGCCCGTCGCTTGGTTGAGCTGGAGACGTTGTTGCGGGATCCGGTAACACCGGCGGCTGACTTACCGGATTTGGGGCACCAGCAGCAGGTGATCTATCGGGTGTTGTCTGCTGATCGGCAGCGCAGCGCAGCGGTGATCCAACAGCTCCCCTCCCGTTGGCGTTCCGTCGCGGAGCGGCATTTGGCCGCGAGGCGGGCGTTTCTCGCCATGAGCAAGCGCCGCCCCACGCGGGTCCCTGCCTGGCGGATTATTCCGCCTGAACCCCTTCCCCAGCTCCTATCCCACTACCGCAAAGCGGAGGCGGCCACCGGCATTGACTGGGAAGTGTTGGCGGCGGTCAACCTGGTGGAAACCGGGATGGGCCGCATTGATGGTGTCTCGGTTGCCAATGCCCAAGGGCCGATGCAGTTCTTGCCGACCACCTGGGCTGAGGCGGGGATCGGCAAGGGCGACATTCGCAATCCCCATGACGCCATCCAAGCCGCGGCCCGCTACCTGGTTCGCCGGGGCGGTCTCAAGAGCATTCGCCGCGGCCTCTGGGGATACAACAACAGCGACCTCTATGGCGAGGCGGTCCTGCTCTATGTCTCCCTGCTCAAGGACGATCCCCAGGCGATCGTCGGTCTGTACCACTGGGAAATTCACTACAACGCCCAGCAGGGCGATCTCTGGCTTCCCGTTGGCTATGAGCAACTCCAGCCCCTGCCCGTTGAGCGCTACCTGCAGTTGAACCCACGCAGCGCTCCGCCTCGGACGCCAGGATGA
- a CDS encoding class I SAM-dependent methyltransferase: MTVLVLEESQRRKWDGSDDVLFYAEPRLVHHLDPAFRTRLTALYAERIPKNAVVLDLMSSWVSHLPEDKPLERVIGHGLNEKELATNPRLDSYWLQNLNQNQELPLPDASVDATLIVAGWQYLQYPEAIASELLRVTRPGGQVIVAFSNRMFFTKAPLIWTDSSDQDHLDYVASVLEAQGWSSAERIAETTKASGVMGLLGQAGDPFFAVISTKPT; encoded by the coding sequence ATGACCGTTCTGGTGCTGGAGGAGTCCCAGAGACGCAAGTGGGATGGTTCCGATGATGTCCTCTTTTATGCCGAACCGCGGCTCGTCCACCACCTCGATCCAGCCTTTCGGACGCGACTGACCGCCCTGTACGCCGAGCGCATTCCGAAGAACGCCGTCGTCCTGGATCTGATGTCCAGCTGGGTCTCCCACCTCCCCGAGGACAAGCCCCTCGAGCGGGTGATCGGGCACGGCCTCAACGAAAAGGAGCTCGCGACCAACCCTCGCCTCGATAGCTACTGGCTGCAGAACCTCAACCAGAACCAAGAGCTACCGCTGCCGGACGCGAGCGTTGACGCCACCTTGATCGTCGCCGGCTGGCAGTACCTCCAATACCCCGAAGCCATCGCCAGCGAGCTCCTGCGGGTGACCCGACCCGGCGGCCAGGTGATCGTGGCCTTCTCCAATCGGATGTTTTTCACCAAGGCACCGCTGATCTGGACCGACAGCAGCGACCAAGACCACCTGGACTATGTCGCCAGTGTTCTGGAGGCCCAAGGCTGGTCGTCAGCCGAGCGAATCGCTGAAACGACAAAAGCCTCTGGCGTGATGGGGCTGCTCGGTCAGGCCGGAGACCCCTTCTTTGCTGTCATCAGCACCAAGCCGACCTAA
- the dxs gene encoding 1-deoxy-D-xylulose-5-phosphate synthase, whose product MHLSELTHPNQLHGLSVAELEGIARQIRERHLDVVSTSGGHLGPGLGVVELTLALYQTLDLDKDRVVWDVGHQAYPHKLITGRYNDFHTLRQKDGVAGYLKRCESPFDHFGAGHASTSISAALGMALARDQRGEDFKSVAVIGDGSLTGGMALEAINHAGHLPKTRLLVVLNDNDMSISPPVGALSTHLNRMRHSRPLQFLQDNAEEAIKHLPFMHGELPPELKNLKESMKRLAVPKLGAVFEELGFTYMGPVDGHDIGGLIEVFQQAHAHEGPVLVHVATTKGKGYAFAEEDQVGYHAQSAFDLATGKAYPSSKPKPPSYSKVFGQTLVKLCEQDPRVVGITAAMATGTGLDLLEKARPQQYFDVGIAEQHAVTMAAGMACEGLRPVCAIYSTFLQRAYDQLIHDVGIQNLPVTFVLDRAGIVGADGPTHQGQYDISYLRCVPNFTVMAPKDEAELQRMMVTCLNHDGPTALRIPRGEGEGAPLMEEGWEPLEIGRGELLTDGDDLLIVAYGSMVAPAMATAGLLQEQGVRAAVINARFLRPLDEALILPMARRIGKVVTMEEGCLAGGFGAAVVEILNDQDVLVPVHRIGIPDVLVDHATPAQSKEALGLTPAQMSESILNRFGTLKRQAVGV is encoded by the coding sequence ATGCATCTCAGCGAGCTGACGCATCCCAATCAGCTGCATGGCCTCAGCGTTGCTGAGCTCGAAGGCATTGCCCGCCAAATCCGCGAGCGTCACCTGGACGTGGTGAGCACGAGCGGTGGCCACCTCGGCCCAGGCCTGGGGGTTGTGGAACTCACCCTGGCCCTCTATCAAACCCTTGACCTCGACAAGGATCGGGTCGTTTGGGATGTGGGCCACCAGGCCTATCCCCACAAGCTGATCACCGGTCGTTACAACGACTTCCACACCCTGCGCCAGAAGGACGGTGTTGCGGGTTATCTGAAGCGCTGCGAGAGCCCCTTCGACCACTTCGGTGCGGGCCACGCCAGCACCTCGATCTCGGCGGCCCTCGGCATGGCCCTGGCCCGGGATCAGCGCGGCGAAGACTTCAAGAGTGTTGCTGTCATTGGCGATGGCTCCCTCACCGGCGGCATGGCGCTGGAGGCCATCAACCACGCCGGCCATCTGCCCAAGACCCGCCTGTTGGTGGTTCTGAACGACAACGACATGTCGATCAGCCCCCCGGTCGGAGCCCTATCCACCCACCTGAATCGGATGCGGCACAGCCGCCCGCTCCAGTTCCTTCAGGACAACGCCGAGGAGGCGATCAAGCATCTGCCGTTCATGCACGGCGAGCTCCCGCCCGAGCTCAAGAACCTCAAAGAGAGCATGAAGCGGCTTGCCGTTCCCAAGTTGGGTGCGGTCTTTGAAGAGCTGGGCTTCACCTATATGGGGCCGGTCGATGGCCATGACATCGGCGGGTTGATCGAGGTCTTCCAGCAGGCCCACGCCCATGAGGGCCCGGTTCTGGTCCATGTGGCCACGACCAAGGGCAAGGGCTATGCCTTCGCCGAGGAAGACCAAGTGGGCTACCACGCCCAGAGCGCCTTCGATCTGGCCACCGGCAAGGCCTACCCCTCGAGCAAGCCGAAGCCCCCCAGTTACAGCAAGGTGTTTGGCCAGACCCTGGTCAAGCTCTGCGAACAGGACCCCCGGGTGGTGGGTATTACGGCGGCCATGGCCACTGGTACCGGTCTGGACTTGCTCGAGAAGGCGCGTCCCCAGCAGTATTTCGACGTCGGCATCGCCGAACAGCACGCGGTGACGATGGCCGCGGGCATGGCCTGTGAAGGTCTCCGTCCGGTCTGCGCGATCTACAGCACCTTCCTGCAGCGCGCCTACGACCAACTGATCCACGACGTCGGCATTCAGAACCTGCCCGTCACCTTCGTCTTGGATCGCGCTGGCATCGTCGGCGCTGATGGTCCGACCCACCAAGGCCAGTACGACATCAGCTATCTGCGCTGTGTGCCGAACTTCACGGTGATGGCACCCAAGGATGAAGCGGAGCTCCAGCGGATGATGGTGACCTGCCTCAACCACGACGGTCCAACCGCCCTTCGCATCCCCCGCGGTGAAGGGGAAGGCGCTCCCCTGATGGAGGAGGGTTGGGAACCCCTTGAAATCGGTCGCGGAGAACTGCTGACCGATGGCGACGACCTGCTGATCGTGGCCTACGGATCGATGGTGGCACCGGCGATGGCCACCGCTGGCTTGCTGCAGGAGCAAGGCGTCCGCGCCGCCGTGATCAACGCCCGCTTCCTGCGTCCCCTGGATGAGGCGCTGATCCTTCCCATGGCCCGCCGAATCGGCAAGGTCGTCACCATGGAAGAAGGCTGTCTCGCCGGTGGTTTTGGTGCCGCCGTTGTGGAGATCCTCAACGACCAGGACGTCCTTGTGCCGGTGCATCGGATTGGCATTCCCGACGTTCTCGTCGACCACGCCACTCCGGCCCAAAGCAAGGAGGCCCTGGGGCTCACCCCGGCTCAAATGAGCGAGTCCATCCTGAATCGCTTCGGCACCTTGAAGCGTCAGGCCGTGGGTGTCTGA